A part of Oncorhynchus kisutch isolate 150728-3 linkage group LG2, Okis_V2, whole genome shotgun sequence genomic DNA contains:
- the LOC109869901 gene encoding inhibitor of growth protein 1, protein MLNPANGDPVHVVSKYVEEYLDLVESLPFDLQRSVSLMKEIDATYQDGLQELDDVYERYSRESDPLQRHRLQLAIQRALIRSQELGDEKIQIAGQMVELVENCSRQVDWHSELLHASKENPDTHVPTSTAMTTTATSIAPSAETTTPGKAGHHDKRRDEVTPCSVGGGDKSGGKRSRRQKSGENWESYGSMGHVDEVAMGVPREKRAKTLSSKKKKRSKGKSEREVSPLDLPIDPDEPTYCLCEQVSYGEMIGCDNDECLIEWFHFSCVALHHKPKGKWFCPKCRGENEKTMDKALERAKKERAYNR, encoded by the exons ATGTTAAATCCGGCTAACGGCGACCCGGTCCACGTCGTTTCAAAATATGTGGAAGAATATTTGGATTTGGTCGAATCACTGCCTTTCGACCTACAGAGGAGTGTGTCGCTTATGAAGGAAATTGATGCGACATATCAAG ATGGCCTGCAAGAGCTGGATGACGTTTATGAGCGCTACAGTCGGGAGTCCGACCCTCTCCAGCGGCATAGACTTCAGCTGGCCATCCAGAGAGCTCTTATCCGCAGCCAGGAGCTGGGAGATGAGAAGATCCAGATTGCTGGGCAGATG GTGGAGTTGGTGGAGAACTGTAGCAGACAGGTGGACTGGCATTCTGAGCTCCTCCACGCCTCCAAGGAGAACCCTGATACCCATGTACCCACATCAACTGCCATGACAACGACCGCAACCTCCATAGCGCCATCGGCAGAAACAACAACTCCGGGCAAAGCTGGTCACCATGACAAGAGGCGTGACGAGGTGACACCGTGCTCAGTCGGTGGGGGGGACAAGTCTGGCGGGAAACGGTCACGGCGGCAGAAAAGCGGAGAGAATTGGGAGAGCTATGGAAGCATGGGTCATGTTGATGAGGTGGCCATGGGGGTGCCCAGAGAGAAGAGGGCCAAAACGTTGTCatccaagaagaagaagaggtcaAAGGGCAAGTCAGAGAGGGAGGTGTCACCCCTAGACCTGCCCATCGACCCAGACGAGCCCACTTACTGCCTGTGTGAACAGGTATCCTACGGCGAGATGATTGGCTGTGATAACGACGAGTGTCTCATCGAGTGGTTCCACTTCTCCTGTGTGGCGCTACATCACAAGCCCAAGGGGAAGTGGTTCTGCCCCAAATGCAGGGGCGAGAATGAGAAGACAATGGACAAGGCCCTAGAGAGGGCGAAGAAGGAAAGGGCCTACAACCGGTAG
- the LOC109869913 gene encoding ubiquitin-conjugating enzyme E2 A isoform X1, protein MSTPARRRLMRDFKRLQEDPPAGVSGAPSENNIMVWNAVIFGPEGTPFEDGTFKLTVEFTEEYPNKPPTVRFVSKMFHPNVYADGSICLDILQNRWSPTYDVSSILTSIQSLLDEPNPNSPANSQAAQLYQENKREYEKRVSAIVEQSWRDS, encoded by the exons ATGTCTACTCCTGCAAGAAGACGACTGATGAGAGATTTTAAGCG GCTACAAGAAGACCCTCCGGCTGGTGTCAGTGGTGCCCCTTCCGAAAACAACATCATGGTGTGGAATGCAGTCATATTCGG CCCAGAAGGGACACCTTTTGAGGATG GCACATTTAAGCTCACTGTTGAGTTCACAGAAGAATACCCCAACAAACCCCCCACAGTGCGATTTGTGTCAAAGATGTTTCATCCAAATG TGTATGCAGATGGGAGTATATGTCTGGACATTCTACAGAATCGATGGAGTCCAACCTATGACGTATCATCCATTCTTACCTCAATCCAG TCCCTGCTAGACGAACCAAACCCCAACAGTCCGGCCAACAGTCAGGCGGCTCAGCTTTACCAGGAAAACAAGAGGGAGTACGAGAAGCGTGTGTCGGCCATTGTAGAACAAAGCTGGAGGGACAGTTGA
- the LOC109869913 gene encoding ubiquitin-conjugating enzyme E2 A isoform X2, whose amino-acid sequence MSTPARRRLMRDFKRPEGTPFEDGTFKLTVEFTEEYPNKPPTVRFVSKMFHPNVYADGSICLDILQNRWSPTYDVSSILTSIQSLLDEPNPNSPANSQAAQLYQENKREYEKRVSAIVEQSWRDS is encoded by the exons ATGTCTACTCCTGCAAGAAGACGACTGATGAGAGATTTTAAGCG CCCAGAAGGGACACCTTTTGAGGATG GCACATTTAAGCTCACTGTTGAGTTCACAGAAGAATACCCCAACAAACCCCCCACAGTGCGATTTGTGTCAAAGATGTTTCATCCAAATG TGTATGCAGATGGGAGTATATGTCTGGACATTCTACAGAATCGATGGAGTCCAACCTATGACGTATCATCCATTCTTACCTCAATCCAG TCCCTGCTAGACGAACCAAACCCCAACAGTCCGGCCAACAGTCAGGCGGCTCAGCTTTACCAGGAAAACAAGAGGGAGTACGAGAAGCGTGTGTCGGCCATTGTAGAACAAAGCTGGAGGGACAGTTGA